From Malaya genurostris strain Urasoe2022 chromosome 2, Malgen_1.1, whole genome shotgun sequence:
ccaccagcccaaatacacgaattcgtcaaccacctcgatatcgtcaccatctatcaatattcgtggtaggaggcgtagtgtttctgctctagagcctcttcctctcatgtattttgtttttgacgcctagcttcagctttcagtccgatgtaggtttccgtcatcttctcaaggttacgtgtcacaatatcaatatcgtcagcgaagccaaaaagttgtacgaacTTTCGGAagtcgtgccactcgtgtcgatcctcgctattcgaatcacaccttccagggcaatattgaacaagttaCAGGAAAGTCCATCACTtttacgtagccctctccgagattcgaagggactcgagagcgtcccagatactcggacgtatcacatcactctatccatcgttgctttgaccaatcgagtcactttatccgggaaaccgtattcgtgcatgatctgccatagctgttctcgatcgattgtgtcgtatgccgctttgaaaacATCGTCAACAAAACCCCAACTTTGTAGttcttattcaatattcaaaggaaagtttattttaagaatcccttagtaattttaatgcaaatatgagctatatgagaaaggtatcataacTCTACTAGGCGgtataaaacaggtttttttctgtCGTTTAAAGGCAGTGTATTTTGTCGATTGTCTTAGACAAGGTACGAAAGTAAACTCAAGTCACCTAGTTATCAGACGCTGTTCTTAATCGAGAATTGTTCGATCAATCATTGATAAGGAGCATCGTGGGTAAGGGGCGGATCTGTTCTTAATCTCAATGATACGTGCGATTTTTCTGCTTTGAGACAAACAACGCATTTTCACCGAATGTCTAGCTAGTTTTGTTCAGTAGAAAATCATTTGTTAATTCAAGATATGAGAACAACAGTAATCCCATAAGAAAAAGGCTTCTTCAAATACGTCGATAGAACTAATCATTTGcgcttatattacttgatttggtAATACAATTTGTAAATCTATTATTAATAAGATTCTATGAGTAAGTTATAAAACGGCAAGTTTCACTTTGAAGGCTTCAAAAGCTTATACCTATCGATCAGTATAAATGGCTAAAACATCATAGAAAcggttgataaaattttctttgGAAACAGATCAAACAAAACTTAAGTGACTTCATCGTTAAGTTTCACATAAAATACAgtcaaaaaaaggtaaaacctacTTCTACATGGCCGTTTAACTACTAACGTGTCTTTTGTTCACTGGACCCGGCAGTGATCTTCaacatcttcagcaaaaatgtcGGAGGCAAGGGCACACCGCATCAGAACACTGTTGACCGCTGCCCGAGCCAAATAGCCGGTAGTTTGAATTTGAGACAGTGAGAAAAGTGGCGAAATATCCTTCGTGGTCGGTAAATCATTATCCTTGCAGTACATGCCGAAAGAATCTTCCAGTAGGAAGTCCAAATCCAAAATCTGATTAAACCGAAGTTCTGGATTACGTCGCAATATGGTCGCGACGATGCACAGTAGCTCCACAACAATTTGACGTCGTTCTGGCTGTTCGATTTTATTCAGCATCTCTTCAACCTGCAAGGCGAATGAAAATTCACTTCGACTTTTGTTGGAAAGAGTCGTTGTTGCTGGAAGCGTGTGGCCTTGTACGGTGATGCCTAGCGGCGTTCGTTCCAAAACATCCCACACGTGGTTATAGAAAGAGTGCGGCACGCGGAACAGACATCCTTCAAGCTGGCGACGCTGCAAAGCACTGAAACCACTGATGGAAGAAGCGTTAATTATCAACAGAAAGTCATGAAATGATTCATTCAACTCACGATTCGTCACTAGCGTATTCACTAACCGTTAGAACCCTTTGCAGTAGCTTCCGGATGTGAAACGGAGATAGATTTTCGATGTCAGTTCCTTCGTCACCAGTCGTGACCAGATACAATCTCATCGCTTCCAGTACCCAACCTACGCGGATCTTTAAAATACCCTTGAATATGTCCGGATTGGTTGCGATCAGTCGACCACAGTAAAGCACCACCTCCTGCTGCAGAACGGCATAGATCACATTGTACGGTTGGACCGTCGAATACATTACGTTTTGAATTTCTTCCGGTGTCATCGGTTTGTCGAAGACGGTTTCTCGTTGTCCAAGAACTCCTACTGTTATTTGTTTCCCGTTAACCAGCACCGTTGTGATGAAAGGTGAAATCGAATCGACAATGTGACGCAGAAGAGAACTGCAATAACGAACAGCCCGCCAGTATCGGAGGGTACCGGCCCGACTGTAAAGATCGATTAACCTAGCATGAACCGTATCACCAGCGATTTCATAGTTGGCACCCTCGCGATGCAGTAGAATTCCTAGCAattgactttgtaaaaatatcgacTCTGTGCTTCTCAGTCCCTCGACAATTTCGACCGTAGATTTCGTCTGATACTCAGCTGCACTAATCTTCTTCTCCCGGTACGATTGCGCTCTGGGAACATCCGTCAAGCTTTGATATCCGATGTAATCGTGATGAATCTGGGGGAAAGCTGTTTCACTGGGATCGGGTAAATCCAAGTGGGACATGAAATCCAGATGTTCAATGCAGGAACTCGAAATTAAATTCTGCAGACGGCCGATCCGAACCTTCATCCCGTCACAGTATCCCTTCTTCAACATGGCTAACAGATCGATCATTTCCTTGAACTGAGGATCACGCATATGCTCCTCGCGAATCAATAAACAAACCGTTGGTCTACCCGACAACCGCCAGTATTTACCCACAAACTGGAGTTCCGTTTTTATGTCATCGATCAGCAAAGCCATATCACGGTACAGATAGAAATCAGACACTTCGAAGATCAATGGATAGCAAAGAATCGTCATGCCACATATACGATAGACCTAGGATCCCAAATAACGAAACATATTAGCTTATTTCGTTTTTGATTATGGATGCGACATCCACAGTACCTTACTAGTTCCGAGTGAACCAACCGGTCGCGGAGGTCGTCCAGACAAACCGAGCTTATCGTTGACTCCCAACTGCTGGTAAACGTTGATCAACTGCGTAGAGGACCAAATTTGAACTGGTTCAACCTGAAACACGAATACTGGAACTGAACGTATCGAAATAAATCAGATCAGATCTTTACCTCATTTGGAGTTTGCGTTTGAATTCCGTAGGTCGCCATCATCGCTTGCAGACGCATCGATTCGGTGATCAACACGATTTGAACCACCAAGTCGGTAGCGGTTCCCTAGTGTATTGGTTTTATgagtcaaaacaaaaaacgaaatgaGTGATGTTGGTTGTGATTTGAATGTTTCTGAATACCAATTGCAATTCAGTTATATAAattatgtacaaaataaatcatCTAGTTAGAAGTTTGTTAAAAGAAACTCTATAAGAAAATCTTGGTTAAGCACAAGTCTGTAAGTCAATCTAGAACTCCAGTAGtgttagcacagactaacagacatgacagtatgagtaaattcttataaaaaataatttttcgtgatgcactagttccacctatattgtactgcgcgaactatttactatctgtacaccccttgtgttatgtaaaagtttttttactagttggtttcccctcgtttgtcaacaccgatcagctgcttgcagggatgcctgatttcatcaaaatatttgaaaatgaatcgtcacaataaattattggattacgttgataatatatttaactttttcgcgatgttggaaggtaaccatttatttgactcaacgttgttcatctagactattttttattgtgtcggtagttttcaccagaaattaagtggcggcagaccagaagcaagtaaatattgtaacaaaacgggttcgattttgtcttgcgttggaggatgagaaataggcacaattatgtatatagttttggccatatgtattaaatctgtatcctgcatgaaattcgcatggacgtatacaaatcaatacattacaggtaattctgtataaatggcaactctgttggtaaatgaaaaaaataaacacagtctagatgacagacaggatgtttttgatagggtaacgaggcgccatcatgacacatgtgagtactgtcccaaataaaggaatattcgaaaagaccgttaaaatgattgaagaatctaatttgagtgtcctgtctgttagtctgtggtgttAGATAGGCACATGACATTTAATGATCTTACGTTACTTCAAATGGTATTAACAATGAATGTGCACATTTCAAAcagttcagtgtatattttacaAAGAAAATCAACATATTTCCGATACctacgattattacttttatcattatctttaaaatattttctaCTACTGAAATTTCGATAACAATATGTGCCATTTAAATGTAAACAGTTTCTATTCTTCCTTTGAAATTAGACATCTGTTCTAATCTAATGGATCAAAAGTCAAACTAGGGTCGGATCACCCATTCGCTCTTCgcttgttgtatgttcgagtccaGACCCAGAGGGAGTCTTAGTGTCAGCAGGATCGTAATAATAACtatgcaatgattttgtacgctaaaaattggctgcgaagtttgttgaaacagaagggccaaattccacgaaagaaaTGTGATGccagaaaaaaggtaaaacaagcGTAACTACAATCCCTATAATAATTaccgaatcgtatgaacaataatggtgaaaggccaaagggttaaATATTTGTAATATAAAACGTCGGTGTAATACACAAAATTAAGATTCATAAATACAAAACTGTACGTCGTAGTTAGAACCTTCCACCAGTCCACCAGATTATCACTGAAGCAACTACAGAGCTGGATTCAGGAATTGACCTTTGGATTGGATTCAGGAATAAAATCCTAAGGCTGAATtaagaacctggattctggtccacctgaacataattttataattagaatttagtttcagaattcagtgtcAGGATTCAGTTTTTGATTACATGTTCAGAAATTAAGCTTAATGActctggaactggtttcttgactagattttggaactgaatttagttccttaatttatAGGCGGAGCTTGATTCCCAAAttctgatttaggatttcaacttcagaattccgaatcaatgaaGATATGAATTTTAAATCTGGGCTCGGCAACCTAATGAATTTTGGAATTGACTCCTaaaccagaattttgtttctATATTTAGTTTaataactgaattctggaattcagtttcaggaaTTCTGTTTTAGaataatttccagcattcagaaactgcatgctggaactaaattcggaacttgaattcagttccaccaTTTAGGTTCCATGTACaagttccgaattcagttctaTAACTTCAGTTCAGtgagttcagtttcataattctaaaattaaactaatgaactgcatttttaatctggattccgaatccaaaatttGCTGAGTTTGTTTCCTATTACGAATTTAGTTctttaattcagtttcagttcctgaAACCTGGTTCAGAATTTCggttctggtgtagataaataaatgatggcaAAAACTACTCAACACTTGTGCCctggttgttttaactaaaatgTTGTCAATTTAACTaacatctgttgattttgtcataaccattcatgtaaacgaaattgctgtattcaaatactgtcacttggcggagaccGAAGACAGCAAGACGCAGAGTAAAAATCCTCTTaatttcaccagaaacgtttcatattgaaaattttcaatggcaaatgaacATCATTCATGTCAGTTACGTAGTGGCCGTTTCATGTAATTGAAAGTATGCCGAAGAATATAAGAGTTAATTGTAatacaattttttgaatttatatcgtttatttatacccgggttCAAACTAGTTACGGTCGTTCACcggtaattgtaaaacaagttttccatgtattaagtagatattcctacagtataaatggtttaatttcatctgcgatTAATCtattttcggacagttcatgtcaatgtaattaaaaacgcttaacgcttaaaaatttgttgCCAAAGCAAAGTGATAgtatttgtttttgcctttctcatatagaaaggttatgcaatcacttgaaaaaccgactagtgaaaagtgtcatataccattcgactcagttcatcgagctgagcaatgtctgtgtgtgtgtgtgtgtgtgtgtgtgtgtgtatgtatgtgtgtgtgtgtgtatgtgtcaaataatctcactaggttttctcggaaaaggctgaaccgattttgacaaactaacattcaaatgaaaggtctcgtggtcccatacggaattcctgactttcatccggatccgacttccggttccggagttatagggtaaagtgtgttacatattgtacaccgtcacttaaaccggcgaaacaaaaaacgtaaaaaattttctaaactggtctcaaaaccacaccaatcgatagttattatcagtaggcaactaaacaaaccgattccggctatcctggttcccggtatccggttccggaagtaccggaaatagcggtcatatataccaaaatggatctcactcacttttctcagcgatgggttgaccgatttccacaaacttagattcaaatgaaaggtctcgtggtcccatgcggaattcctgaatttcatccggatccgactttcggttccttaATTATAGGGTATtgtgtgtttaatattgtacaccgtcacttaaaatattttcggatgcaacaaacattttaatcgtaatctagagtgcgtactagaagaagtTGTACGTCATTTTAGTTGGTGGTCGTCTGAACCgacttctcgggttccggtgccggaagtgcatataatagtgaacccatttcgttttcttaaggatgacttactcaatcaaagcactgttttattccgtatgagaaattttgaatagaatgccacaatattatatacatgagaaaggcatcattacaccactaggtggattaaaacaggtttttttaagtgcatctgtagcattagCCTAATGCACCATTCTTGAAAATGGAATCAAAAAAGCTCTTCCAACAAGCCGTTCTGCAAGTGGAGTAAAAATATCTTAATGCCCTGTGAACATTTTTCTGGTGAATTATCTCTTGGGAATCTTTTGTTTCATTTCTAT
This genomic window contains:
- the LOC131431217 gene encoding probable phosphorylase b kinase regulatory subunit beta isoform X1; its protein translation is MTTLERHVLSSVPSVARQPSLDDMNLDQFLKISNYEDTVKQLDIYYGIVKRQLLQFQSPITGLFPVLSSDRDVGSIRDSVYCAASIWSLYQAYRRIDDDRGKSYELGQSAVKCMRGVLECWIKQAHRVEKFKSRQCAMNALHCKFHLHTGEQIYSDEKYNHLQIDVVSIYLIFLVQMISSGLQIIYTQDEVAFVQNLVYYVERAYRTPDYGMWERGSKYNDGTPEIHASSIGMAKSALEAINGCNLFGEKGASWSVVYVDIDAHNRNRSIFETMLPRESSSKGVDASLIPTLSFPAFASHEDRLVEMTKANVIMRLKGKKGFKRFSRDGYLSRLEDKTRRYYHKGEIKDFEGYECEWPMFYTYMIIDGVFKNNLDQIEEYQMELRKCMHSDQNGDPVVSMCYAPDGDGMFTRASSQSLFLWGQSVFIIAQLLTAGLLHINELDPIRRYLPSYNRPRKAGRYSAFQAKPGIRTQIGSALAVMHRPLALSKVIESEVVTSNEPKDSDVEQDQQSVVSDGSEKRGTATDLVVQIVLITESMRLQAMMATYGIQTQTPNEVEPVQIWSSTQLINVYQQLGVNDKLGLSGRPPRPVGSLGTSKVYRICGMTILCYPLIFEVSDFYLYRDMALLIDDIKTELQFVGKYWRLSGRPTVCLLIREEHMRDPQFKEMIDLLAMLKKGYCDGMKVRIGRLQNLISSSCIEHLDFMSHLDLPDPSETAFPQIHHDYIGYQSLTDVPRAQSYREKKISAAEYQTKSTVEIVEGLRSTESIFLQSQLLGILLHREGANYEIAGDTVHARLIDLYSRAGTLRYWRAVRYCSSLLRHIVDSISPFITTVLVNGKQITVGVLGQRETVFDKPMTPEEIQNVMYSTVQPYNVIYAVLQQEVVLYCGRLIATNPDIFKGILKIRVGWVLEAMRLYLVTTGDEGTDIENLSPFHIRKLLQRVLTVSEYASDESGFSALQRRQLEGCLFRVPHSFYNHVWDVLERTPLGITVQGHTLPATTTLSNKSRSEFSFALQVEEMLNKIEQPERRQIVVELLCIVATILRRNPELRFNQILDLDFLLEDSFGMYCKDNDLPTTKDISPLFSLSQIQTTGYLARAAVNSVLMRCALASDIFAEDVEDHCRVQ
- the LOC131431217 gene encoding probable phosphorylase b kinase regulatory subunit beta isoform X5, whose product is MTTLERHVLSSVPSVARQPSLDDMNLDQFLKISNYEDTVKQLDIYYGIVKRQLLQFQSPITGLFPVLSSDRDVGSIRDSVYCAASIWSLYQAYRRIDDDRGKSYELGQSAVKCMRGVLECWIKQAHRVEKFKSRQCAMNALHCKFHLHTGEQIYSDEKYNHLQIDVVSIYLIFLVQMISSGLQIIYTQDEVAFVQNLVYYVERAYRTPDYGMWERGSKYNDGTPEIHASSIGMAKSALEAINGCNLFGEKGASWSVVYVDIDAHNRNRSIFETMLPRESSSKGVDASLIPTLSFPAFASHEDRLVEMTKANVIMRLKGKKGFKRFSRDGYLSRLEDKTRRYYHKGEIKDFEGYECEWPMFYTYMIIDGVFKNNLDQIEEYQMELRKCMHSDQNGDPVVSMCYAPDGDGMFTRASSQSLFLWGQSVFIIAQLLTAGLLHINELDPIRRYLPSYNRPRKAGRYSAFQRTQIGSGTATDLVVQIVLITESMRLQAMMATYGIQTQTPNEVEPVQIWSSTQLINVYQQLGVNDKLGLSGRPPRPVGSLGTSKVYRICGMTILCYPLIFEVSDFYLYRDMALLIDDIKTELQFVGKYWRLSGRPTVCLLIREEHMRDPQFKEMIDLLAMLKKGYCDGMKVRIGRLQNLISSSCIEHLDFMSHLDLPDPSETAFPQIHHDYIGYQSLTDVPRAQSYREKKISAAEYQTKSTVEIVEGLRSTESIFLQSQLLGILLHREGANYEIAGDTVHARLIDLYSRAGTLRYWRAVRYCSSLLRHIVDSISPFITTVLVNGKQITVGVLGQRETVFDKPMTPEEIQNVMYSTVQPYNVIYAVLQQEVVLYCGRLIATNPDIFKGILKIRVGWVLEAMRLYLVTTGDEGTDIENLSPFHIRKLLQRVLTVSEYASDESGFSALQRRQLEGCLFRVPHSFYNHVWDVLERTPLGITVQGHTLPATTTLSNKSRSEFSFALQVEEMLNKIEQPERRQIVVELLCIVATILRRNPELRFNQILDLDFLLEDSFGMYCKDNDLPTTKDISPLFSLSQIQTTGYLARAAVNSVLMRCALASDIFAEDVEDHCRVQ
- the LOC131431217 gene encoding probable phosphorylase b kinase regulatory subunit beta isoform X4, translating into MTTLERHVLSSVPSVARQPSLDDMNLDQFLKISNYEDTVKQLDIYYGIVKRQLLQFQSPITGLFPVLSSDRDVGSIRDSVYCAASIWSLYQAYRRIDDDRGKSYELGQSAVKCMRGVLECWIKQAHRVEKFKSRQCAMNALHCKFHLHTGEQIYSDEKYNHLQIDVVSIYLIFLVQMISSGLQIIYTQDEVAFVQNLVYYVERAYRTPDYGMWERGSKYNDGTPEIHASSIGMAKSALEAINGCNLFGEKGASWSVVYVDIDAHNRNRSIFETMLPRESSSKGVDASLIPTLSFPAFASHEDRLVEMTKANVIMRLKGKKGFKRFSRDGYLSRLEDKTRRYYHKGEIKDFEGYECEWPMFYTYMIIDGVFKNNLDQIEEYQMELRKCMHSDQNGDPVVSMCYAPDGDGMFTRASSQSLFLWGQSVFIIAQLLTAGLLHINELDPIRRYLPSYNRPRKAGRYSAFQAKPGIRTQIGSGTATDLVVQIVLITESMRLQAMMATYGIQTQTPNEVEPVQIWSSTQLINVYQQLGVNDKLGLSGRPPRPVGSLGTSKVYRICGMTILCYPLIFEVSDFYLYRDMALLIDDIKTELQFVGKYWRLSGRPTVCLLIREEHMRDPQFKEMIDLLAMLKKGYCDGMKVRIGRLQNLISSSCIEHLDFMSHLDLPDPSETAFPQIHHDYIGYQSLTDVPRAQSYREKKISAAEYQTKSTVEIVEGLRSTESIFLQSQLLGILLHREGANYEIAGDTVHARLIDLYSRAGTLRYWRAVRYCSSLLRHIVDSISPFITTVLVNGKQITVGVLGQRETVFDKPMTPEEIQNVMYSTVQPYNVIYAVLQQEVVLYCGRLIATNPDIFKGILKIRVGWVLEAMRLYLVTTGDEGTDIENLSPFHIRKLLQRVLTVSEYASDESGFSALQRRQLEGCLFRVPHSFYNHVWDVLERTPLGITVQGHTLPATTTLSNKSRSEFSFALQVEEMLNKIEQPERRQIVVELLCIVATILRRNPELRFNQILDLDFLLEDSFGMYCKDNDLPTTKDISPLFSLSQIQTTGYLARAAVNSVLMRCALASDIFAEDVEDHCRVQ
- the LOC131431217 gene encoding probable phosphorylase b kinase regulatory subunit beta isoform X3, with amino-acid sequence MTTLERHVLSSVPSVARQPSLDDMNLDQFLKISNYEDTVKQLDIYYGIVKRQLLQFQSPITGLFPVLSSDRDVGSIRDSVYCAASIWSLYQAYRRIDDDRGKSYELGQSAVKCMRGVLECWIKQAHRVEKFKSRQCAMNALHCKFHLHTGEQIYSDEKYNHLQIDVVSIYLIFLVQMISSGLQIIYTQDEVAFVQNLVYYVERAYRTPDYGMWERGSKYNDGTPEIHASSIGMAKSALEAINGCNLFGEKGASWSVVYVDIDAHNRNRSIFETMLPRESSSKGVDASLIPTLSFPAFASHEDRLVEMTKANVIMRLKGKKGFKRFSRDGYLSRLEDKTRRYYHKGEIKDFEGYECEWPMFYTYMIIDGVFKNNLDQIEEYQMELRKCMHSDQNGDPVVSMCYAPDGDGMFTRASSQSLFLWGQSVFIIAQLLTAGLLHINELDPIRRYLPSYNRPRKAGRYSAFQAKPGIALAVMHRPLALSKVIESEVVTSNEPKDSDVEQDQQSVVSDGSEKRGTATDLVVQIVLITESMRLQAMMATYGIQTQTPNEVEPVQIWSSTQLINVYQQLGVNDKLGLSGRPPRPVGSLGTSKVYRICGMTILCYPLIFEVSDFYLYRDMALLIDDIKTELQFVGKYWRLSGRPTVCLLIREEHMRDPQFKEMIDLLAMLKKGYCDGMKVRIGRLQNLISSSCIEHLDFMSHLDLPDPSETAFPQIHHDYIGYQSLTDVPRAQSYREKKISAAEYQTKSTVEIVEGLRSTESIFLQSQLLGILLHREGANYEIAGDTVHARLIDLYSRAGTLRYWRAVRYCSSLLRHIVDSISPFITTVLVNGKQITVGVLGQRETVFDKPMTPEEIQNVMYSTVQPYNVIYAVLQQEVVLYCGRLIATNPDIFKGILKIRVGWVLEAMRLYLVTTGDEGTDIENLSPFHIRKLLQRVLTVSEYASDESGFSALQRRQLEGCLFRVPHSFYNHVWDVLERTPLGITVQGHTLPATTTLSNKSRSEFSFALQVEEMLNKIEQPERRQIVVELLCIVATILRRNPELRFNQILDLDFLLEDSFGMYCKDNDLPTTKDISPLFSLSQIQTTGYLARAAVNSVLMRCALASDIFAEDVEDHCRVQ
- the LOC131431217 gene encoding probable phosphorylase b kinase regulatory subunit beta isoform X7, with the translated sequence MTTLERHVLSSVPSVARQPSLDDMNLDQFLKISNYEDTVKQLDIYYGIVKRQLLQFQSPITGLFPVLSSDRDVGSIRDSVYCAASIWSLYQAYRRIDDDRGKSYELGQSAVKCMRGVLECWIKQAHRVEKFKSRQCAMNALHCKFHLHTGEQIYSDEKYNHLQIDVVSIYLIFLVQMISSGLQIIYTQDEVAFVQNLVYYVERAYRTPDYGMWERGSKYNDGTPEIHASSIGMAKSALEAINGCNLFGEKGASWSVVYVDIDAHNRNRSIFETMLPRESSSKGVDASLIPTLSFPAFASHEDRLVEMTKANVIMRLKGKKGFKRFSRDGYLSRLEDKTRRYYHKGEIKDFEGYECEWPMFYTYMIIDGVFKNNLDQIEEYQMELRKCMHSDQNGDPVVSMCYAPDGDGMFTRASSQSLFLWGQSVFIIAQLLTAGLLHINELDPIRRYLPSYNRPRKAGRYSAFQGTATDLVVQIVLITESMRLQAMMATYGIQTQTPNEVEPVQIWSSTQLINVYQQLGVNDKLGLSGRPPRPVGSLGTSKVYRICGMTILCYPLIFEVSDFYLYRDMALLIDDIKTELQFVGKYWRLSGRPTVCLLIREEHMRDPQFKEMIDLLAMLKKGYCDGMKVRIGRLQNLISSSCIEHLDFMSHLDLPDPSETAFPQIHHDYIGYQSLTDVPRAQSYREKKISAAEYQTKSTVEIVEGLRSTESIFLQSQLLGILLHREGANYEIAGDTVHARLIDLYSRAGTLRYWRAVRYCSSLLRHIVDSISPFITTVLVNGKQITVGVLGQRETVFDKPMTPEEIQNVMYSTVQPYNVIYAVLQQEVVLYCGRLIATNPDIFKGILKIRVGWVLEAMRLYLVTTGDEGTDIENLSPFHIRKLLQRVLTVSEYASDESGFSALQRRQLEGCLFRVPHSFYNHVWDVLERTPLGITVQGHTLPATTTLSNKSRSEFSFALQVEEMLNKIEQPERRQIVVELLCIVATILRRNPELRFNQILDLDFLLEDSFGMYCKDNDLPTTKDISPLFSLSQIQTTGYLARAAVNSVLMRCALASDIFAEDVEDHCRVQ
- the LOC131431217 gene encoding probable phosphorylase b kinase regulatory subunit beta isoform X6, which translates into the protein MTTLERHVLSSVPSVARQPSLDDMNLDQFLKISNYEDTVKQLDIYYGIVKRQLLQFQSPITGLFPVLSSDRDVGSIRDSVYCAASIWSLYQAYRRIDDDRGKSYELGQSAVKCMRGVLECWIKQAHRVEKFKSRQCAMNALHCKFHLHTGEQIYSDEKYNHLQIDVVSIYLIFLVQMISSGLQIIYTQDEVAFVQNLVYYVERAYRTPDYGMWERGSKYNDGTPEIHASSIGMAKSALEAINGCNLFGEKGASWSVVYVDIDAHNRNRSIFETMLPRESSSKGVDASLIPTLSFPAFASHEDRLVEMTKANVIMRLKGKKGFKRFSRDGYLSRLEDKTRRYYHKGEIKDFEGYECEWPMFYTYMIIDGVFKNNLDQIEEYQMELRKCMHSDQNGDPVVSMCYAPDGDGMFTRASSQSLFLWGQSVFIIAQLLTAGLLHINELDPIRRYLPSYNRPRKAGRYSAFQAKPGIGTATDLVVQIVLITESMRLQAMMATYGIQTQTPNEVEPVQIWSSTQLINVYQQLGVNDKLGLSGRPPRPVGSLGTSKVYRICGMTILCYPLIFEVSDFYLYRDMALLIDDIKTELQFVGKYWRLSGRPTVCLLIREEHMRDPQFKEMIDLLAMLKKGYCDGMKVRIGRLQNLISSSCIEHLDFMSHLDLPDPSETAFPQIHHDYIGYQSLTDVPRAQSYREKKISAAEYQTKSTVEIVEGLRSTESIFLQSQLLGILLHREGANYEIAGDTVHARLIDLYSRAGTLRYWRAVRYCSSLLRHIVDSISPFITTVLVNGKQITVGVLGQRETVFDKPMTPEEIQNVMYSTVQPYNVIYAVLQQEVVLYCGRLIATNPDIFKGILKIRVGWVLEAMRLYLVTTGDEGTDIENLSPFHIRKLLQRVLTVSEYASDESGFSALQRRQLEGCLFRVPHSFYNHVWDVLERTPLGITVQGHTLPATTTLSNKSRSEFSFALQVEEMLNKIEQPERRQIVVELLCIVATILRRNPELRFNQILDLDFLLEDSFGMYCKDNDLPTTKDISPLFSLSQIQTTGYLARAAVNSVLMRCALASDIFAEDVEDHCRVQ
- the LOC131431217 gene encoding probable phosphorylase b kinase regulatory subunit beta isoform X2 yields the protein MTTLERHVLSSVPSVARQPSLDDMNLDQFLKISNYEDTVKQLDIYYGIVKRQLLQFQSPITGLFPVLSSDRDVGSIRDSVYCAASIWSLYQAYRRIDDDRGKSYELGQSAVKCMRGVLECWIKQAHRVEKFKSRQCAMNALHCKFHLHTGEQIYSDEKYNHLQIDVVSIYLIFLVQMISSGLQIIYTQDEVAFVQNLVYYVERAYRTPDYGMWERGSKYNDGTPEIHASSIGMAKSALEAINGCNLFGEKGASWSVVYVDIDAHNRNRSIFETMLPRESSSKGVDASLIPTLSFPAFASHEDRLVEMTKANVIMRLKGKKGFKRFSRDGYLSRLEDKTRRYYHKGEIKDFEGYECEWPMFYTYMIIDGVFKNNLDQIEEYQMELRKCMHSDQNGDPVVSMCYAPDGDGMFTRASSQSLFLWGQSVFIIAQLLTAGLLHINELDPIRRYLPSYNRPRKAGRYSAFQRTQIGSALAVMHRPLALSKVIESEVVTSNEPKDSDVEQDQQSVVSDGSEKRGTATDLVVQIVLITESMRLQAMMATYGIQTQTPNEVEPVQIWSSTQLINVYQQLGVNDKLGLSGRPPRPVGSLGTSKVYRICGMTILCYPLIFEVSDFYLYRDMALLIDDIKTELQFVGKYWRLSGRPTVCLLIREEHMRDPQFKEMIDLLAMLKKGYCDGMKVRIGRLQNLISSSCIEHLDFMSHLDLPDPSETAFPQIHHDYIGYQSLTDVPRAQSYREKKISAAEYQTKSTVEIVEGLRSTESIFLQSQLLGILLHREGANYEIAGDTVHARLIDLYSRAGTLRYWRAVRYCSSLLRHIVDSISPFITTVLVNGKQITVGVLGQRETVFDKPMTPEEIQNVMYSTVQPYNVIYAVLQQEVVLYCGRLIATNPDIFKGILKIRVGWVLEAMRLYLVTTGDEGTDIENLSPFHIRKLLQRVLTVSEYASDESGFSALQRRQLEGCLFRVPHSFYNHVWDVLERTPLGITVQGHTLPATTTLSNKSRSEFSFALQVEEMLNKIEQPERRQIVVELLCIVATILRRNPELRFNQILDLDFLLEDSFGMYCKDNDLPTTKDISPLFSLSQIQTTGYLARAAVNSVLMRCALASDIFAEDVEDHCRVQ